In Funiculus sociatus GB2-C1, the genomic stretch CTAGATGGATCAAACCAGTTCTAGTTTGCCCCATTTGGGACATAAAATAAAAAGCTCCTGCTAGAAAACTGTGGGGGTTTTTTATTGATTAGCGTTTGTTTCTATGATCGCTTCGGTCTAGCTTCCTTCCACAACAGTTACAGCGGATACCCTTATTCCAAATTTTTACCGAACCACAATTCGGACAAGGGGCTTGCCCATTACTTCAGATTGGATTTAACTTACCCACTGCTGGGACTGGGACAACAAGAGACAAAAGAATAAACTTTATCGGCTACAGTACAGATAAGCCTAGATAGATTCTGCAAGATGTCTAGTGTGTACTATAAAGTTTACCTCATGAATTAGATATAGCTTGGCTTAAAACATTTGTAAGCAAACGAACTTTTTTTAGACCACAGCTTGCAAATTCAATGCGGCTTCATTCAGTTTTAGAGTGCCTGTTTTAGTTTGGCTAATGCCGCAGGCAGTTTCGGTAGCACCTTGATTCAGGATATTCATGGCATCTACGACTTGTTGAACGGCAATCGCCTGTTGTTTAGCGGTTAGCGAAATTTGCTGGCTACTCATCACCACACTGCTAATGGCATTTGCCACCTTTATAAATGTTTCGGCAGTTCCCTCAGCCGTTTTTACTCCCTGCTCAACAGTCTTGGTGCCTTCGTTTGTTACCATCATGGTAGAGTTAATCGCGCCCTGAATCTCAGCAACCAGGATATTGATTTTCCCGGCAGATTTTTTGCTCTGGTCTGCTAGTTTGCGAATTTCACTTGCAACAACTGCAAAGCCTTTACCATGTTCACCTGCCCGTACTGCTTCTACGGCAGCATTTAGCGCCAGCATATTAGTTTGATTAGCCAGATCGCTTACTAAACCAGAAATACTGCGAATTTGATTGGTTTGTTCGCTCAGGCACAGAATTTGTTCAGCGATCGCTAAGACCTTCTCCCTTAAAATTGCCATATCTTCCAGCGTATATTCAACAGCTCTGGTTCCAGTTTCTGCTAAAGAAGCCACTTGTCGAGCTCCAGTGGCTGCTACTTCCGCCTGTTCCGCCGACTGCTTAGAAGATGCGCCCAATTTGTCCATTGTGGCAGTAGCCTGATGAACGGACGAAGCTTGTTGAGCGGCGATGCTCTCCTGCTGGGTAGTCATCGCAGCGATTTCGCTCGAAGAACTGGCAATGATATTCGCCACCTGATTAATTGGTCGAATGACTTTGCGGGCGATAAACAATAAACACAGGATACCTAGCAAAATTGCCAGAGCAGTTCCACCCAGAGAAACAAGTGTCGTGAGTTGCTCAGTCCGGCTCGCATCCTCCTTGCGTTTATTGAGTAGTTCGTCCTCTACATCAATCATTTCATCAAGCCGCGCCCGGATTTGATCCATAATCTGTTTACCTGTGCCAGACACTACTAGCTCTCTTAGTATCTGCTCCTTGCCTGCTTTCTTGAGGGCAATGGTCTGCGCCAGATTATCCATTTTTTGCTGTGCTAAATCTTCTATGCGATCCAGCCTTTTTAATTGCTCTGGATTGTCTCGGATCAGGATTTCTAGCTTGGAAAAATGAGCTTTAAGTTCTTTAATGGAACTGTTGTAAGGTTCTAAGAATTCCTCTTTGTTAGTAAATAGAAAGCCTCGCTCCCCAGTTTCAGCGTCTAGCAAGACTTTTTCTAACGCTCTCAATTCGGCTTCCACTTCATAGGTGTGGCTGACCCAGTTGAGAGCATCAACTAGTCTACCCATACTGAGTTTAGAAATGATTCCGACTCCCACCATTGTTGCCAAAACAGCACTAAACCCGATCTGAGTTACTCGGTTCAGCTTCAGGGTGCGTTGCCCTTGATTCAGGTTCGTCATCATAGATTTTCTTGAACTAATCATATCAGTGAAAATGCGTGGAAAGATTAAAAGAATTCGTAGGATTCCTCACAATTTATAACCTAATCAATACTGGTTCAACCTCAAAAATATAAATATCTTCATGCTCATCCGCTAGAGAGTGCAAAGGACATAAAAATGAATAACTTTTGTCTCTACTTACCTATGGCTCTTTCTAGCCCTTTCTTAAGAAAGTTTGTAATTTAATTATATTTGTATAGCAACAAAAAATATTTTTACCTTTACCATAAATATAAAATAATTAGAGCCAAAATATTAAAGTATTTTCTTTGACGTAGCTTTATCAATTTTAATATTCTTTAGAGTACAAAGCTTAAGCTTAATAATTAAGTGTAATTACTTACTAAGAATTAGAAAATCTGGGTATTTTCGATTTTACTGTTATTTTAAAGATATATAGTAGCTCCAAAGAACAACCCCTCTCCTTATCTAAAAGTTTGATGGAGCCGATCCCAAACTTGCTGTTCCCTAGCTTCACCTTTTAAACCCAAAAACTCCGTCTCAATTAATCTCCACTCTGAGGATTGGCTTTCAGTACCTACAAGTATATGGCTCCTGGTTTTTATCTATCACTTTTACTTAGAGTTCCCGAAAAAAAAACATATCTAACACAACTCATTTACGTGTTTTACAAACGACTGTTTGTAAGACAAACTTTTGTGAGTGGCGAAGCAGCCGAACCCTATCCACATAGATCATCTCCGAGTAAATGACACTCATTTACACAAAACACAATTATGCGTCTTGCCTCAATTTCAGCTTAATTCTGTCTTTACAAAATCGGGTTCTCTTCTCGGTTTTTTTACTAACCCTCTCCTAAAACTGGGGTTAAACTCCGGTAATTTTTTTAACTAATATCGGCAGTTTATCGCAGCTTATAATAACTAAGACTTTGTTCATAACTATAAGCGAATTTTATTTTATTAGTACAATTATCTTATAAGTTTTCTAAGCAAATAAGATTGCTATAGGGAATACTAATGGTCTTAGCGTAAGCTTTGTACAGATTAGGGGAGGCTGGCCTTCCCAGAATTGCGTTCCTAGGCCGCAGCCTAGGGACGAGGAAAGTACAGTTGCTACCCATTAAACGCCATGTTAGACACTCTGGATCTGGAACGTTCCCTGGATAAAAGCACTTATAAGTCTCAGATGGAGACTTTGATGCGATCGCTGCGATCGCTCCAAAAATCCTGCTGGGAAAAAAAATTACCGATGATTGTAGTGCTGGAAGGTTGGGCAGCTGCGGGTAAGGGTTCCCTGGTGAAGAAAATGGTAAACTACATGGACCCGCGAGGCTTTACCGTTCACCCGATTTGGCCTCCCAACGAGCAAGAGCAACAATACCCATTTTTGTGGCGTTTTTGGCAGAAACTACCAAGCAAGGGTAGCATTGGGATTTTCTATCACAGCTGGTACACTCGCGTTTTAGAAGACAGGCTATTTGAACGAGCATCTTCCGGGGAAATCCCAACAGTGATATCGCAGATTAACGCCTTTGAGCGTCAGTTGGTGGATGATGGAAATGCGATCGCTAAATTCTGGATTCATCTGGGTCGCAAAGAGTTAAAGCACCGACTGAAAAAATATGCAGCAGATCCCTTAGAAGCTTGGCGAGTGCGACCAGAAGACTGGCAGCAAGAAAAACGCTACGACCAGTATATTAATTATGCCGAGGACATGCTTGTCCAAACCAGCACTGGCCCCGCACCTTGGACATTAGTAGAAGGGAACTGTCAACGCTTTAGCAGGGTAAAAGTCCTCACCCAAATGGCAGCTACCCTTACAGAAGCACTCGACAGACTGCACATTCAGGCACCAGTAATCCCAGCATTACCCCCGCAAGAACACCTTAACCCAGCAGAACCAAACTTATTAGCCCGCGTCGATCTGAATCTCTGCATCTCAAAGGATGAGTACAAACAGCAGTTACGCCACGAACAAGTCGAGATGCGTAAACTCCAGATGAAGATTCACGAAGCTCAAGTGCCAGTGTTGGTTCTGTTTGAAGGCTGGGACGCTGCGGGTAAAGGTGGAGCCATCAAACGCTTAACTGATGCCCTAGACCCTCGCAGTTACATTGTTCATCCCTTCGCCGCACCCACAGATGAGGAAAAAGCCCATCACTACTTATGGCGGTTCTGGCGCTGGTTGCCCACAGCCGGGACGATTGGCATTTTTGACCGCAGCTGGTACGGGCGAGTGCTAGTGGAGCGTGTCGAAGGCTTTGCTACAGAACGGGAATGGCACAGAGCCTACCAGGAAATCAATGAGTTTGAAGCTCAGCTTACCAGTGCTGGCTACGTTTTGGTTAAGTTCTGGCTGCATCTTAGTCCAGAAGAACAACTCAAGCGGTTTTGCGATCGCCAGAATGACTCGTTTAAGCAATATAAACTCACCGATGAAGATTGGCGAAATCGGGAAAAATGGTCTTTGTATGAAGTGGCAGTAAATCAAGCGATTCAACGCACTAGCACCCCTAACGCTCCTTGGACGATTATTGCTGCGAATGATAAATACTATGCCCGTGTGAAGGTGATTCAGTCGGTGGCAGAGGCGATTAACTCACAGCTGAAACGCAGATAGAAAGGGATTGGGGATTGGGAATTAGGGATTGGGGATTGGGAATTAGGGATTGGGAAAAAGTCTTACCTAGTCCCTATTCCCCAGCCCCTAGTCCCTAACCCCCAGTCCCTAGTCCCCATTCCCCCATTCTCCAGTCCCCATTACCTATTACCATTTAGCCATTACCTAATACCCATTACCTAATACCGCCTATGTTTCTACTACTAACGCGGGTTCTGCTCTGGCTGTTGGTTAGCATAATTGTCTACAATTTGCTGACGAGATGGATTCCCAAGCAATATCTGGCTTGGTTTGGCGGAGTAATTATATTTCTCGTCATCCTGCTGTCGTTTTACAATCCCAACTATAGGGTTGTCTCAGCTGCATGGAATATTCTCTCGTTTCCGCTTAAGCCAGTAGGCGCGGCGATTTTCCTGTTGTTGCTGGGACTGGGAGGGATAAACAAGAATGCTGTATCAAACATAGCCGTAAGGCAATTTAGGGCAGCGTTCTTGATTTTGCTGATTTCCAGTTTGCCAATTTTTGCATATTGGCTGGCGCAGCAAGCGGAACAAGAGGCGATTTTATCAGAGCAACGAAGGGCGGCAATTTGTCAAGTCAATTGTCCGGTTGACGTGACACCTGCGGGTGCTGAAACTGCTGGGGCGATTGTGGTGCTAGGGCGGGGAACTACGCAAGCTAACCTGCCGTATCGTACACAAATTCAGTTGACTGATACAGGCGATCGCATTCTCTATGCTGCTCAACTTTACCGGGAACAGCGAAACCGAGGAAATGACCCTCTGATAGTTGTCAGCGCTGGGCCAAGACCTGACCTGGAAGGAGATACAAATACTATTAATGAGGGTAACGATATTGCTACGGTGCTGCGTCGGCTAGATGTGCCATCAGACCGAATTGTTGTAGAACCCAGAGGTGTTGACCTCCGCACCAGTGCTGAAAGGGTTGAGGAAATTTTAAGACAGCGCGGTATTAGGTCGCGCCGCGTTATTCTTGTCTCCTCTGCCTTAAATATCCGTCGCGCTAATCTGACGTTTTCTAATCTGGGTATCACGATTATTCCCAGACCTACAGATTTTTATACGTTTCAAGGTGGGGCGACACCCGTGCGACGCTTGCAAGTCTCAGATTTTCTCCCCAGTGTGGAAGCGCTGACGATCACAACTCGCATTGTGGAAGAGTTTCTCAGTTCAATCTATTACTTCTTACGCGGCTGGTTAACACCACTCTTGTTGTAGAAGCAGCTGTATCAGCAATTACTTTAAAGTAGTCATTAGTCACGCGCTAATGGCTAATGGCTAATGGCTAATCGCAGTAAACAAGATTGCAATTAGCCATTCTTTACGGACAACGGACAAGGGACTAACGACTAACATGGCTCACTCACGGCTGCAAAAATTAGGCGCTTATATGCGTCCGCACTGGCGGACGGCTACTCTAGGCATCATCGCCCTGTTTGTTGTCAATGGACTGGGCGTTTATATCCCTTTGCTGATTCGGGATAGCATTGACGAACTTCGCCTAGCGTTTGATTTCGATCAAATCAAGCACTTTGTGGTGCTAATTTTGCTGCTGGCTTCGGTGATGTGGGTGGTGCGAATGGTGTCGCGTATCCTGCTGTTTGGACTGGGGCGACAGGTAGAATTTGACCTGAAGCAAAAGATTTTTCAGCATCTGCTGACTCTGGAACCGGCTTATTTTTCCATTAACACTGCTGGAGATTTGATTAGCAGGGCGACAAGTGATGTGGAGAATATCCGGCGGTTGTTGGGGTTTGCAGTTTTGAGTCTGGCAAATACGATTTTTGCTTATGCCCTAACTTTGCCAGTGATGATGTCAATAGATTTGCGGTTGACTCTGGTAGCGATCGCAGTTTACCCGTTCATGCTGATTATTGTGCAGATGTTTAGCGATCGCCTGCGTAACGAACAGCTGGTTTTGCAAGAGGAATTATCCAGCATCAGCGAATTGATTCAGGAAGATATGAGTGGTATCGCCCTGATTAAAATCTATGCCCAAGAAGAAAACGAGCGTCGCGCCTTCGGAAGGCTGAACGACCGTCTTTTACAAGCAAATCTGCAACTGGCGAAAACGCGAAATACCTTGTTTCCCTTCATTCAAGGTCTAGCTTTTATCAGCATATTGCTCTTGCTGTGGCTGGGATCTAGGTCAATTGTTGCTGGTGCGATTACAATTGGGGACTTTCTGGTACTAATTCTCTATGCTGAGCGATTAGTTTTCCCCACAGCTTTACTAGGATTTACGATTACCGCTTACCAACGGGGTGAAGTTAGTATCGACCGCATCGAGTCAATTTTAATGGCAGAAGCAAAAGTTAAAGATGCTCCAGATGCGATCGCATTGCCACAGGAAGAAGTCAGAGGTCAACTTAAGGCTAGTCACCTCACTTATACCTATCCGGGAGCCACGACACCAGCCCTGAATAATATCAACTTTAAAATTGAACCTGGGGAAACTGTAGCGATTGTCGGTTCCATTGGTTCTGGAAAATCGACGCTGGCAAATGCCATACCCCGCCTGTTGGATATCAATAGGGATACTTTGTTTCTGGATCGCTATGATATCACCAAGTTGAAATTACAAGATTTGCGGGGTGCGATCGCTTATGTTCCCCAAGACAGTTTTCTCTTCAGCGCCACCATCAAAAACAACATTCGCTACGGCAATCCCCTAGCTGAACACTCAGAAATTGAATATGCTGCCAAGCAAGCACAAATCGATCAGGAAATTATTAACTTCCCTCAACAATACGAAACGATTGTCGGAGAGCGCGGCATCACCCTTTCTGGGGGACAAAGACAGCGGACTGCGCTTGCTCGTGCTTTGTTAATAGATGCGCCAATTCTAATTTTGGATGACGCGCTATCTAGCGTAGATAATCAAACAGCTACCGCCATTTTGAGAAATCTTTCTGAAGGTATCCAGCGCAAAACTGTTATTTTTATCTCCCATCAATTATCTGCTGCTGCGACTGCTAACCGAATTTTTGTAATGGAAAAAGGTGAAATTGTTCAGTCTGGTACTCATACGCAACTTTTGCAACAAGCTGGGCTTTACCGCTCACTTTGGAGCCAGCACGAGCTAAAGGAAGTTCTTAGCTAAGGGCAGCAATTTATCCGCAGAATAATTGTAGGTTCATCTCGAAGTATGACAACCTGTCTTTTGACATAGCAAGCCGCTCTCCTCAAAAATATGGGCATTATCAGTGCTTTGGCACGCGCCGAGTGAGGAGGAGCAGCTTGAGAAAGTTATTTTCAGTCATAGTTATAGCGATCGCATTTATTCTCCTTGCCTTCGCTAGTCCTGCTTTCGCAGCAGACCCGGCTAGCGGAGCCAAAATTTTTAGTGCCACTTGTGCCGCCTGTCATCAGGGAGGGCGCAATGTTGTTACTGCTGCCAAAACTCTACAGAAAGAGGCTTTACAGAAGTACAACATGAATTCAATTGAGGCTATTGTCACTCAGGTACAGAATGGCAAAAATGCCATGCCTGCTTTTAAAGGTCGCTTAAACGACAAGCAGATAGAAGACGTAGCCGCTTACGTTCTAGAGACGGAAAAAGGCTGGATGTAATATAGCAATCCTTGCAGGAATTGTGAAATATTTTTCAGTTTGTAGCGCAGGCGAGATTCCTGCGAAAAGCTCTCCTGCCTGTCTTACTTAGTATTGCTATCAAAGTCAAAAGTAAGAAGTTACTAATTACTTACTTTTAACCCTGCCCTAAATTATTTATGTTTTTTTTGTGTGAGGACACATTGTGAAAAAACAGCTATTATTTAATGAACTGTCAATAGCCGGAGCTATAGTCTTATCGATAGCAAAACCAATTCATGCTGAGGTTACGCAAGTAACTGGCGTTAAAATTCAGCCAACATCTAACGGCATTGAAGTTATTTTAGAAACCCAAAGCGGCACATTTTCTCAAGTGCTAAACTCCAGCTATGGAGAAACTTTTGTAGCGGATATTATTAATGCAAAATTGCGTTTACCAGAAAGCGATCGCTTTAGCATTTCCAACCCTACTAACCAAGTTAAATTAGTATCAGTTACTCCCCTAGACGCTAATAGTATCCGAGTAGTCGTAACTGGAAGTAATGGCGTACCGAAAGGACAAATAAAGCAGAATAATGAAAATTTTGTTTTTACCTTTACCACTACCCCAGAGACCACAGCTTCAAAGGAAGAAACCACTGAAACAGCAAATCAGCCTCCACTTCTAACTGACAAAAATGTGTTGCCAGAACGGGTAATAACCAACGATACAGAAGAAAATAATCTTCCTCAGTCTACACCAGTATACGAAATTGATGCCGAAGAAATTCAAAAACAAGGCTCAAATAGTGCAGCAGAAATCTTAAAAGGACTACCTGGATTTGCCGTTAACGATGCTGGTTATGGCGCAGATATTCACACAGGAACTTACTACCGCGGACACTCCATTAATCAGTCTGTATTTCTACTGAATGGTAGACCAATTGGCAATAATATTAATACTTATCATGGCACTACTGACCTGAACAGCATTCCGGTAGAGGCAATTGAACGAGTGGAATTATCCAGTGGCAGCAGTACCACCTTATACGGTTCAGAAGCCTTTGGAGGAGTTGTGAATATCGTCACCAAACAAGGTCAAGAAGTTCCCAGACTTAATGCTACCGTCCAATATGGCTCTTACAATCAATCTAACTATCGCGTCAGCTATGGCGGTTCTGCTGGGAATTTAAGATTCAACCTTGGATATGAAAAATACGAGGCAGATAACCGTTATCCTGTTCCTGAAGGTGCAGCAAATCGTGACGCAGAAGGTCTTTTATTTAATGGAGATCAAAATACTAGCAATTACTTTGGTGGTATCGCACTAGATTTGGATTCTAGAAACACTCTCAGCTTAGACGCTTATGCAATTAGCAGTCGTCGCGGCCTACTTTATTTTGGTTTCCCTTTACAAAGAGACAGACTAGATCATGATGTCTTAAATGTAGGTTTATCTTGGAGAAGTTTATTAGGAGGAAACAAAGATTCTGTACTCAGGACTACTTTAGGCTACAACCGAGATTACTTCAACACCTATGGCCCAACCCAAAACATATTTTATCGTACTGGCACCTTAGATTCCCAAGCAGTTACAGGGAGAATAGAACATCAGTGGCAAACATCTCCTAGTAACAAACTAATTTGGGGATTAGATGTAAAAAATAGCTATTTAACTGGTGATTCTTTCAGTACAGTCCCTAGTCGAATCGCCTTGAATGAAACTGAAAATAGAGACAGATTGCATACAGCCATATTCGCTTTAAATACTTGGAATATCACCGATACATTACAAGCAGATTTAGGAATACGGCAAAATTTTGATAGTGAATTTGGTAGTTATTTAAACCCCACCGCAGGGGTACGTTGGAATATAACTCCAGCCATTGCTGTACGCGGTAGTTGGGCATCTGTACAGCGCAATCCTGGATTAGATCAATTGTATATTTTCGACACAGTTCATAACTGGTTGCCTAACCACGATTTGAATCCGGAAACAGGCTCATCTTGGACGGCTGGAGTAGATATTAATTTCTCTAGAAATTTGACAGGACAGTTTACGTACTTCGGTAGTAGTTTAAATGACAGATTGGGAATCATAGCCGGTAGATGGGCTAATATTGGTTTGGTAAACACCAATGGTTTAGAAGCAGCAATTAAATGGCAAATAAATCGTGAGTGGTCAACCTTTGTTAATTACACTTATACAGATGCACGAATAGAGACAGGTGTAGAAAAAGGCTTACAATTAGGCTTGATTCCCTACTCTGTAGGTCAATTAGGTGTAGGTTATAACTCTGGCGGGTGGCAGATTAATCTATATGCGAGTTACTACAGTGGCGCACGTAGAGCCTTCTTTAATAATGCTGGTGAGGATCCAAGAGATTTCTCGCCACCTTACCTGAATTTAGATTTAAGCGGTAGAATTCCAGTTACTAAAAACTTGGGTTTAATAGTTTATCTAGAAAATTTAGCAGATGTGAGTTACGAAAAATCAAATCGAATTTATCAACCTGGTTTAACTTTCCGCATCGGTGTACAGTCTACGTTTTAAGCTTGGAAAAAATTTACTTATCATATAAAATCTTGAAATAGAGGTACTTCAGACAGCAAATTGTTGTAAATTTGAATCAAAGACCTAAAAAACTCTCAATTTTTACACAATTATGGCTCTAAATCGTCGTAAGTTCCTATTTCTGTTAGGTGCCACCACGGGCGCAGTTGCCATAGGAGCCTTCCCATCTGCTTGCTCAGCTCAAAGCACTCAAGAAAGCAATGCAACGCAGGCTCCAGCGTCTCCAACGGCTCAAACAAAAGATACTTTTACCCTGCCGCCTTTACCTTATGACTACAAAGCTCTGGAACCCCACATTGATGCAGCGACGATGCAATTTCACCACGATAAACACCATGCCGCCTATGTAAAAAACCTGAATGAAGCGGTGAATAAATATCCCCAGCTTCAAGGCAAAAGCGCTGAAGAATTAATTAGCAATCTTAACAGCATACCAGAGGATATTCGTACAACAGTTCGCAACAACGGCGGCGGTCATGTGAATCATACAATGTTCTGGGAAATCATGGCACCGAATGCAGGTGGAGCACCAACCGGAAAAATTGCCGATGCGATTAATCAAACCTTTGGCAGTTTTGATGCTTTCAAAAAGCAATTCAACGAAGCGGGTAGTAAACGTTTTGGCAGTGGTTGGGCTTGGTTAGCGAGGGGCAAAGATGGTAAATTGCAAGTTGTAAGTACAGCGAATCAGGATAGTCCTTTGATGGAAGGAATGTATCCCATTATGGGTAATGATGTTTGGGAACACGCTTATTATTTGAAATATCAAAACAAGCGGGCTGATTATTTAAATGCTTGGTGGAATGTAGTTAATTGGAATGAAGTGAATAAACGCTTTGAGAGAGCTTCGGCTTAATCGCTAGGGTGCGTTAAGCGTTTAACGCACCCTATTGTTAGATAATTCTACTTTTCTTCTACATACATCGGAGGTTCAATTGCGAAGTTGTCAATTTTACCTGCCTCATCAATAACATAGCCACCAGTAGTATCTAAGCCGGTACCTTCTTCTTGCTCGTGGAAAGCCTCAATTTGATGTTTATTGAGTTCGATGTCATTGTTAGAAGGAATTATGGCATCCGGGGCATTAACAAATGGGTTTTGTGCCATTTGAACGCCAGCATGATTATCTCCCGGCGCACCTCTTCCAGGTTCAGCTTCTTTTGGCTCTTCTGGTAGCACTGGATTTTGTCCGTCGCTCATGGATTTTTGCTCCTACTTTTTTTTAAATTTGAGGGCAGTCTGTAGGCAAAGAATATGTTGCTGCTACAAACTGTTTTTTCGTCAAATTGTGATGTTTCTTTTTATGACAGTAGCCCAGTTAGTATCGAGGTTTACTCTTTCGCGGGTATTAAATTGCTATGTGTCTGGGGAGAAATTTAGTGATTGCTACGGCGACTTTCTTTAAACATCATTCCCTGGATGCCACCCTAATACTGCTGCGACTCCTAAAGCCGCCGCTGCCAAAGCGCCCCACTTGAGCGGCGGATTTTTATCCAGCCAGTCTGTGAAGGTTGGTATCTCTAGGTTGCCAAAATCTCCCTCCACTTTGTCGTGAGCTGGGATAGGTTCGTAGAGATTATCAGGCGCGTCTTCAGACTTTGGCTCGTTGGTTTTCTGAAACTGGAAGCCGACGAGCAGCAAAATTTGATCCACTAATCCGGGCGAGAGACGCTGAAGCACATCTAATATCTTGCCGACATCGCCCACGATGAAGTCACGAGTTGGGTTTTCGGCAGTGTAGAGGATGGCATCGGCGACAATACTAGCATCGTAGTAGGGCGGTATC encodes the following:
- a CDS encoding ABC transporter ATP-binding protein, yielding MAHSRLQKLGAYMRPHWRTATLGIIALFVVNGLGVYIPLLIRDSIDELRLAFDFDQIKHFVVLILLLASVMWVVRMVSRILLFGLGRQVEFDLKQKIFQHLLTLEPAYFSINTAGDLISRATSDVENIRRLLGFAVLSLANTIFAYALTLPVMMSIDLRLTLVAIAVYPFMLIIVQMFSDRLRNEQLVLQEELSSISELIQEDMSGIALIKIYAQEENERRAFGRLNDRLLQANLQLAKTRNTLFPFIQGLAFISILLLLWLGSRSIVAGAITIGDFLVLILYAERLVFPTALLGFTITAYQRGEVSIDRIESILMAEAKVKDAPDAIALPQEEVRGQLKASHLTYTYPGATTPALNNINFKIEPGETVAIVGSIGSGKSTLANAIPRLLDINRDTLFLDRYDITKLKLQDLRGAIAYVPQDSFLFSATIKNNIRYGNPLAEHSEIEYAAKQAQIDQEIINFPQQYETIVGERGITLSGGQRQRTALARALLIDAPILILDDALSSVDNQTATAILRNLSEGIQRKTVIFISHQLSAAATANRIFVMEKGEIVQSGTHTQLLQQAGLYRSLWSQHELKEVLS
- the pap gene encoding polyphosphate:AMP phosphotransferase: MLDTLDLERSLDKSTYKSQMETLMRSLRSLQKSCWEKKLPMIVVLEGWAAAGKGSLVKKMVNYMDPRGFTVHPIWPPNEQEQQYPFLWRFWQKLPSKGSIGIFYHSWYTRVLEDRLFERASSGEIPTVISQINAFERQLVDDGNAIAKFWIHLGRKELKHRLKKYAADPLEAWRVRPEDWQQEKRYDQYINYAEDMLVQTSTGPAPWTLVEGNCQRFSRVKVLTQMAATLTEALDRLHIQAPVIPALPPQEHLNPAEPNLLARVDLNLCISKDEYKQQLRHEQVEMRKLQMKIHEAQVPVLVLFEGWDAAGKGGAIKRLTDALDPRSYIVHPFAAPTDEEKAHHYLWRFWRWLPTAGTIGIFDRSWYGRVLVERVEGFATEREWHRAYQEINEFEAQLTSAGYVLVKFWLHLSPEEQLKRFCDRQNDSFKQYKLTDEDWRNREKWSLYEVAVNQAIQRTSTPNAPWTIIAANDKYYARVKVIQSVAEAINSQLKRR
- a CDS encoding CHASE3 domain-containing protein; translation: MMTNLNQGQRTLKLNRVTQIGFSAVLATMVGVGIISKLSMGRLVDALNWVSHTYEVEAELRALEKVLLDAETGERGFLFTNKEEFLEPYNSSIKELKAHFSKLEILIRDNPEQLKRLDRIEDLAQQKMDNLAQTIALKKAGKEQILRELVVSGTGKQIMDQIRARLDEMIDVEDELLNKRKEDASRTEQLTTLVSLGGTALAILLGILCLLFIARKVIRPINQVANIIASSSSEIAAMTTQQESIAAQQASSVHQATATMDKLGASSKQSAEQAEVAATGARQVASLAETGTRAVEYTLEDMAILREKVLAIAEQILCLSEQTNQIRSISGLVSDLANQTNMLALNAAVEAVRAGEHGKGFAVVASEIRKLADQSKKSAGKINILVAEIQGAINSTMMVTNEGTKTVEQGVKTAEGTAETFIKVANAISSVVMSSQQISLTAKQQAIAVQQVVDAMNILNQGATETACGISQTKTGTLKLNEAALNLQAVV
- a CDS encoding TonB-dependent receptor domain-containing protein, whose product is MKKQLLFNELSIAGAIVLSIAKPIHAEVTQVTGVKIQPTSNGIEVILETQSGTFSQVLNSSYGETFVADIINAKLRLPESDRFSISNPTNQVKLVSVTPLDANSIRVVVTGSNGVPKGQIKQNNENFVFTFTTTPETTASKEETTETANQPPLLTDKNVLPERVITNDTEENNLPQSTPVYEIDAEEIQKQGSNSAAEILKGLPGFAVNDAGYGADIHTGTYYRGHSINQSVFLLNGRPIGNNINTYHGTTDLNSIPVEAIERVELSSGSSTTLYGSEAFGGVVNIVTKQGQEVPRLNATVQYGSYNQSNYRVSYGGSAGNLRFNLGYEKYEADNRYPVPEGAANRDAEGLLFNGDQNTSNYFGGIALDLDSRNTLSLDAYAISSRRGLLYFGFPLQRDRLDHDVLNVGLSWRSLLGGNKDSVLRTTLGYNRDYFNTYGPTQNIFYRTGTLDSQAVTGRIEHQWQTSPSNKLIWGLDVKNSYLTGDSFSTVPSRIALNETENRDRLHTAIFALNTWNITDTLQADLGIRQNFDSEFGSYLNPTAGVRWNITPAIAVRGSWASVQRNPGLDQLYIFDTVHNWLPNHDLNPETGSSWTAGVDINFSRNLTGQFTYFGSSLNDRLGIIAGRWANIGLVNTNGLEAAIKWQINREWSTFVNYTYTDARIETGVEKGLQLGLIPYSVGQLGVGYNSGGWQINLYASYYSGARRAFFNNAGEDPRDFSPPYLNLDLSGRIPVTKNLGLIVYLENLADVSYEKSNRIYQPGLTFRIGVQSTF
- a CDS encoding superoxide dismutase: MALNRRKFLFLLGATTGAVAIGAFPSACSAQSTQESNATQAPASPTAQTKDTFTLPPLPYDYKALEPHIDAATMQFHHDKHHAAYVKNLNEAVNKYPQLQGKSAEELISNLNSIPEDIRTTVRNNGGGHVNHTMFWEIMAPNAGGAPTGKIADAINQTFGSFDAFKKQFNEAGSKRFGSGWAWLARGKDGKLQVVSTANQDSPLMEGMYPIMGNDVWEHAYYLKYQNKRADYLNAWWNVVNWNEVNKRFERASA
- the petJ gene encoding cytochrome c6 PetJ, with the protein product MRKLFSVIVIAIAFILLAFASPAFAADPASGAKIFSATCAACHQGGRNVVTAAKTLQKEALQKYNMNSIEAIVTQVQNGKNAMPAFKGRLNDKQIEDVAAYVLETEKGWM
- a CDS encoding YdcF family protein → MFLLLTRVLLWLLVSIIVYNLLTRWIPKQYLAWFGGVIIFLVILLSFYNPNYRVVSAAWNILSFPLKPVGAAIFLLLLGLGGINKNAVSNIAVRQFRAAFLILLISSLPIFAYWLAQQAEQEAILSEQRRAAICQVNCPVDVTPAGAETAGAIVVLGRGTTQANLPYRTQIQLTDTGDRILYAAQLYREQRNRGNDPLIVVSAGPRPDLEGDTNTINEGNDIATVLRRLDVPSDRIVVEPRGVDLRTSAERVEEILRQRGIRSRRVILVSSALNIRRANLTFSNLGITIIPRPTDFYTFQGGATPVRRLQVSDFLPSVEALTITTRIVEEFLSSIYYFLRGWLTPLLL